Proteins encoded by one window of Luteimonas yindakuii:
- a CDS encoding gamma carbonic anhydrase family protein, translating into MHLRPYRDRHPRLGARVYVDPAATVIGDVELGDDVSVWPGTVIRGDVNFVRIGARTSVQDGSVIHVSHDGPHARLGGFATVIGEDVTIGHKAIIHACTIGNASLIGMGAILLDGVRVGDHAMIGAGALVPPGKVVGDGELWVGNPARPVRMLTDAQIEGLRYSAVHYVRLKDEYLRAATP; encoded by the coding sequence ATGCATCTGCGTCCCTACCGCGACCGCCACCCACGCCTCGGCGCACGCGTGTACGTCGATCCCGCCGCCACCGTGATCGGCGATGTCGAACTGGGCGATGACGTGTCGGTGTGGCCGGGCACGGTGATCCGCGGCGACGTCAACTTCGTGCGCATCGGCGCGCGCACCAGCGTGCAGGACGGCAGCGTGATCCACGTCAGCCATGATGGCCCGCACGCCAGGCTCGGCGGCTTCGCCACCGTGATCGGCGAGGACGTCACCATCGGCCACAAGGCGATCATCCACGCCTGCACGATCGGCAACGCCTCGCTGATCGGCATGGGCGCGATCCTGCTCGACGGCGTGCGCGTGGGCGACCACGCGATGATCGGCGCCGGCGCGCTGGTACCGCCGGGCAAGGTGGTCGGCGATGGCGAGCTGTGGGTGGGCAATCCCGCACGCCCGGTGCGCATGCTCACCGATGCGCAGATCGAAGGCCTGCGCTACAGCGCGGTCCACTACGTGCGGTTGAAGGACGAGTACCTGCGCGCGGCGACTCCCTGA
- the hemB gene encoding porphobilinogen synthase, protein MNRLPHRPRRMRRDDFSRRLMREHVLTANDLIWPVFVHEPAGRVKVPSMPGVERVSVDELLRLAEEACELRIPALALFPVTAPEAKSLDAAAAFDPDGLVQRAVRALKARFPELGVITDVALDPYTAHGQDGLLDDGGYVLNDATVEVLVKQALSHAEAGADVVAPSDMMDGRIGAIRDALEDAGLIHTRILAYAAKYASAFYGPFRDAVGSAGALGKADKTTYQMDPANGDEALREVQHDLDEGADMVMVKPGLPYLDVVRRVKDAFGVPTFAYQVSGEYAMLKAAAGHGWLDERACALEALLAFKRAGADGVLTYYAPQAARWLREG, encoded by the coding sequence ATGAATCGCCTTCCCCACCGCCCCCGGCGCATGCGCCGCGACGACTTCTCGCGCCGCCTGATGCGCGAGCACGTGCTCACCGCCAACGACCTGATCTGGCCGGTGTTCGTCCACGAACCCGCCGGCCGCGTCAAGGTGCCCTCGATGCCGGGCGTCGAGCGGGTGTCGGTCGACGAGCTGCTGCGCCTGGCCGAGGAGGCCTGCGAGCTGCGCATCCCGGCGCTGGCGCTGTTCCCGGTGACCGCGCCAGAGGCCAAGTCGCTCGATGCCGCGGCGGCGTTTGATCCGGATGGCCTCGTGCAACGCGCGGTGCGGGCGTTGAAGGCACGCTTCCCGGAGCTCGGCGTGATCACCGACGTCGCGCTCGATCCGTATACCGCGCACGGCCAGGACGGCCTGCTCGACGACGGCGGCTATGTGCTGAACGACGCCACCGTCGAGGTGCTGGTGAAGCAGGCGCTGTCGCATGCCGAGGCCGGTGCCGACGTGGTCGCACCCAGCGACATGATGGACGGCCGCATCGGCGCGATCCGCGACGCGCTCGAAGACGCCGGCCTCATCCACACCCGCATCCTCGCCTACGCGGCCAAGTACGCCTCGGCGTTCTACGGCCCGTTCCGCGATGCGGTGGGCTCAGCCGGCGCGCTCGGCAAGGCCGACAAGACCACCTACCAGATGGATCCGGCCAACGGCGACGAAGCCCTGCGCGAGGTGCAGCACGACCTCGACGAGGGCGCCGACATGGTCATGGTCAAGCCGGGACTGCCCTATCTCGACGTGGTGCGGCGGGTGAAGGACGCCTTCGGCGTACCGACCTTCGCCTACCAGGTGAGCGGCGAGTACGCGATGCTCAAGGCCGCCGCCGGCCATGGCTGGCTCGACGAGCGCGCCTGTGCGCTGGAAGCCCTGCTCGCGTTCAAGCGTGCGGGTGCCGATGGCGTGCTGACCTATTACGCCCCGCAGGCCGCGCGCTGGCTGCGCGAGGGCTGA
- a CDS encoding YkgJ family cysteine cluster protein, with product MHCRDHCGACCIAPSISSPIPGMPHGKPAGVACVQLDEQLGCRLFRDPRRPAVCGSLRPSDAMCGGGRRQALEMLLALEAATAP from the coding sequence ATGCATTGCCGCGACCACTGCGGCGCCTGCTGCATCGCACCGTCGATCAGCTCGCCGATCCCGGGCATGCCGCATGGCAAGCCCGCTGGCGTGGCCTGCGTGCAGCTCGACGAGCAGCTGGGCTGCCGGTTGTTCCGCGACCCGCGCCGCCCGGCGGTCTGCGGTTCGCTGCGGCCGTCGGATGCGATGTGCGGCGGCGGTCGCAGGCAGGCGCTGGAGATGCTGCTCGCACTGGAAGCGGCGACCGCGCCCTAG
- a CDS encoding GlsB/YeaQ/YmgE family stress response membrane protein, with protein sequence MGIIIWLIVGGIVGWLASMIMRTDGQQGIILNVVVGIIGAFIGGLLIGPMLGAPSINSGEISVMSFVVSLIGAIILLAIVNLFRRGRVR encoded by the coding sequence ATGGGAATCATCATCTGGTTGATCGTGGGCGGCATCGTGGGCTGGCTGGCGAGCATGATCATGCGGACGGACGGTCAGCAGGGGATCATCCTCAACGTCGTCGTCGGCATCATCGGTGCCTTCATCGGCGGCCTGCTGATCGGACCGATGCTGGGCGCGCCGTCGATCAACAGCGGCGAGATCAGCGTCATGAGTTTCGTCGTCTCGCTGATCGGCGCGATCATCCTGCTGGCGATCGTGAACCTGTTCCGTCGCGGCCGCGTGCGCTGA
- a CDS encoding AMP-binding protein — protein MSAIIDSPARADLRDLPLAIGDAGRTIAIVAGVRVSLSRFLAEVRGLAARLPDRRYAVNLCEDRYRFLVAFCAVAARGQTTLLPPSRTRAAIDDVRAGHPDSYCLGDADSCGCDALAPLPHFVPVPLELPQAPGGVPRIPCDHVVAIGYTSGSTGAPKANPKRWRDFADGVQQNLAALAGLHGSDAPAIVATVPAQHMYGVEMSVLLPLLGGAAVHSGRPFFPDDIATALAAIDAPRLLVTTPVHLRALVESGVALPELAGIVSATAPLPRALAAAAEARFGGEVREMFGSTETCIIARRRTAIDDAWTPLPGVRLQPQPDGTAVEAAHLPAPVVLADLVQLLPDGRFLLRGRQADLLEIAGKRASLGDLTARLLAVPGVVDGVVVQLDEADAGGVRRIAALVVAPTLDEAAIHAALRASIDPVFLPRRLRRVDALPRNATGKLPRDTVLALLRAD, from the coding sequence ATGTCCGCCATCATCGACAGCCCCGCCCGCGCCGACTTGCGCGACCTGCCGCTCGCCATCGGCGACGCCGGCCGCACCATCGCCATCGTCGCCGGGGTGCGAGTGTCGCTCAGCCGATTCCTCGCCGAAGTCCGTGGGCTGGCCGCGCGGCTGCCGGATCGGCGTTACGCGGTCAACCTGTGCGAGGACCGCTACCGGTTCCTGGTCGCGTTCTGCGCGGTGGCCGCGCGTGGGCAGACCACCCTGCTGCCGCCGTCGCGCACGCGCGCCGCGATCGACGACGTGCGCGCCGGGCACCCCGACAGCTACTGCCTCGGCGATGCCGACTCCTGCGGCTGCGACGCCCTGGCGCCGTTGCCGCATTTCGTGCCGGTACCGCTCGAGCTTCCGCAGGCTCCCGGCGGCGTGCCACGGATCCCCTGCGACCACGTGGTCGCGATCGGCTACACCTCCGGCAGCACCGGTGCGCCGAAGGCCAATCCCAAGCGCTGGCGCGATTTTGCCGACGGCGTGCAGCAGAACCTGGCGGCGCTGGCAGGCCTGCACGGCAGTGATGCGCCGGCGATCGTGGCCACGGTGCCGGCGCAGCATATGTACGGGGTGGAGATGTCGGTGCTGCTGCCGTTGCTGGGGGGCGCCGCGGTGCACAGCGGGCGGCCGTTCTTTCCCGATGACATCGCGACCGCGCTGGCGGCCATCGATGCGCCGCGGCTGCTGGTGACCACGCCCGTGCACCTGCGCGCGCTGGTCGAATCCGGCGTCGCATTGCCCGAACTGGCGGGCATCGTCAGCGCCACCGCGCCGCTGCCACGGGCGCTGGCGGCCGCGGCCGAGGCGCGTTTCGGCGGCGAGGTGCGCGAGATGTTCGGCTCCACCGAGACCTGCATCATCGCGCGCCGCCGCACCGCCATCGACGACGCCTGGACGCCGTTGCCGGGCGTGCGCCTGCAGCCGCAGCCCGATGGCACGGCGGTGGAAGCCGCGCACCTGCCGGCGCCGGTGGTGCTGGCCGACCTGGTGCAGCTGCTGCCCGATGGCCGCTTCCTGCTGCGCGGGCGCCAGGCCGACCTGCTGGAGATCGCCGGCAAGCGCGCCTCGCTGGGCGACCTCACCGCACGCCTGCTCGCGGTGCCGGGCGTGGTCGACGGTGTGGTGGTGCAGCTCGACGAGGCCGACGCCGGCGGCGTGCGTCGCATCGCCGCGCTGGTGGTGGCGCCGACGCTCGACGAAGCGGCGATCCATGCCGCCCTGCGTGCCAGCATCGATCCCGTCTTCCTGCCGCGGCGGCTGCGTCGCGTGGATGCATTGCCGCGCAACGCCACCGGAAAACTCCCTCGCGACACCGTGCTGGCCCTGCTGCGCGCGGATTGA
- the aroE gene encoding shikimate dehydrogenase, with product MSPADADAYPSPRYAVFGQPVSHSLSPAIHAAFGRALSIPLRYEAIEAAPADFADALAAFAAGGGRGGNVTLPLKELAVPLCASLGDSARRAGAVNTLVRRGDGWHGENTDGRGLVRDLTDRAGLDLRARRTLLIGAGGAARGVAPALLDAGIGDLYIVNRTGGRADALADALGQPGRVHPRYLDDAGKLGEFDLVINATSAGRGSGLPILPRSVLAHRAVAVDLNYGEVAVRFLSWARAAGAHDVVDGLGMLVEQAAEGFALWHGVRPDTDEVYRQLRSRNALLVTAD from the coding sequence ATGAGCCCCGCCGACGCAGACGCCTATCCCAGCCCGCGCTATGCCGTATTCGGCCAGCCGGTCAGCCATTCCCTCTCGCCCGCCATCCATGCCGCCTTCGGCCGCGCGCTGTCGATCCCGCTGCGCTACGAGGCCATCGAGGCCGCGCCCGCGGACTTCGCCGACGCGCTGGCGGCATTCGCCGCCGGTGGTGGTCGCGGCGGCAACGTCACCCTGCCGCTGAAGGAGCTTGCCGTCCCGCTGTGCGCAAGCCTCGGCGACAGCGCGCGCCGCGCCGGCGCGGTCAACACGCTGGTCCGCCGCGGCGACGGCTGGCATGGCGAGAACACCGATGGCCGCGGCCTGGTGCGCGACCTCACCGATCGCGCCGGGCTCGACCTGCGCGCGCGCCGCACCCTGCTGATCGGTGCCGGCGGCGCCGCCCGCGGGGTGGCACCGGCCCTGCTGGATGCCGGCATCGGCGATCTCTACATCGTCAACCGTACCGGCGGCCGCGCCGATGCGCTGGCCGATGCACTCGGCCAGCCCGGGCGCGTGCACCCGCGCTATCTCGACGATGCCGGCAAGCTCGGCGAGTTCGACCTCGTCATCAATGCGACGTCCGCCGGCCGCGGCAGTGGCCTGCCGATACTGCCGCGCAGCGTGCTCGCCCACCGCGCGGTGGCGGTGGACCTCAACTACGGCGAGGTCGCGGTGCGCTTTCTTTCCTGGGCGCGGGCCGCGGGCGCGCACGACGTGGTGGATGGCCTCGGCATGCTGGTGGAACAGGCCGCCGAGGGCTTCGCGCTCTGGCATGGCGTGCGCCCGGACACCGACGAGGTGTACCGGCAGTTGCGTTCGCGCAACGCGCTGCTGGTCACCGCGGACTGA
- the serA gene encoding phosphoglycerate dehydrogenase — translation MADDRKTSFPRQDIRVLLLEGISPTAVDAFRAAGYTQIELHDTSLAGDALERAIAEAHVVGIRSRTHLDADVLQHARKLIAIGCFCIGTNQVDLDAAELAGVPVFNAPYSNTRSVAELVIAETILLLRGIPRRNAECHRGGWSKSAAGSHEARGKTIGIVGYGHIGTQVGVLAEGLGMQVLFHDIETKLALGNARAAADLHDLLSRSDVVTLHVPETASTQRMIGATQLAAMKPGAHLVNASRGTVVDIDALADALRSGHVGGAAVDVFPVEPKGASELFESPLRGLDNVILTPHVGGSTLEAQDNIGLEVAAKLIRYSDNGSTLSAVNFPEVALPGHEGSRRLLHIHRNMPGVLSQANDVFRERGINIDGQYLRTDSLVGYVVIDVTATESQASELRGALAAIPGTLRTRVLY, via the coding sequence ATGGCTGACGACCGCAAGACCTCGTTTCCGCGCCAGGACATCCGCGTGCTGCTGCTCGAAGGCATCAGCCCGACCGCGGTCGACGCGTTCCGCGCCGCCGGCTATACGCAGATCGAACTCCACGACACCTCGCTTGCCGGTGACGCGCTCGAACGCGCGATCGCCGAGGCGCATGTGGTGGGCATCCGTTCGCGCACGCATCTCGATGCCGACGTGCTCCAGCATGCGCGCAAGCTGATCGCGATCGGCTGCTTCTGCATCGGCACCAACCAGGTCGACCTCGACGCCGCCGAGCTCGCCGGCGTGCCGGTGTTCAACGCGCCGTATTCCAACACCCGCAGCGTCGCCGAGCTGGTGATCGCCGAGACGATCCTGCTGTTGCGCGGCATTCCTCGCCGGAATGCGGAGTGCCATCGCGGCGGCTGGTCGAAGAGCGCGGCCGGCAGCCACGAGGCGCGCGGCAAGACCATCGGCATCGTCGGCTACGGCCATATCGGTACTCAGGTCGGCGTGCTGGCCGAAGGCCTCGGCATGCAGGTGCTCTTCCATGACATCGAGACCAAGCTCGCACTGGGCAATGCACGTGCCGCAGCCGACCTGCACGACCTGCTGTCGCGCAGCGACGTGGTCACCCTGCATGTGCCGGAAACCGCCAGCACCCAGCGCATGATCGGCGCCACCCAGCTGGCGGCGATGAAGCCGGGTGCGCACCTGGTCAACGCCTCGCGCGGCACCGTGGTCGATATCGATGCGCTGGCGGACGCGCTGCGTTCGGGTCACGTGGGCGGGGCCGCGGTCGATGTGTTCCCGGTCGAGCCCAAGGGGGCGAGCGAGCTGTTCGAATCGCCGTTGCGCGGCCTGGACAACGTGATCCTGACCCCGCACGTGGGCGGCAGCACGCTGGAGGCGCAGGACAATATCGGCCTCGAGGTCGCCGCCAAGCTGATTCGCTACAGCGACAACGGTTCAACCCTGTCGGCGGTGAACTTCCCGGAAGTCGCCCTGCCCGGCCACGAGGGCTCGCGGCGGCTGCTGCACATCCACCGCAACATGCCGGGCGTGCTGTCGCAGGCCAACGACGTGTTCCGCGAGCGCGGCATCAACATCGACGGCCAGTACCTGCGCACCGACAGCCTGGTGGGCTATGTGGTGATCGACGTGACCGCGACCGAGTCGCAGGCGAGCGAACTGCGCGGCGCGCTGGCGGCGATCCCGGGCACACTGCGCACGCGGGTGCTGTACTGA
- the xth gene encoding exodeoxyribonuclease III: protein MKIASWNVNSLNVRMPHLLRWLEAAQPDVVGLQETKLEDPRFPFEELQALGYSSVFSGQKTYNGVALLARGIAIEQVQIGIPGFEDDQRRVIAATIGDVRVINLYVVNGQSVGSEKYLYKLRWLDAVRDWIADEMRAHPRLVVMGDFNIAPDARDVHDPELWHDAHILTSAAERAALQRLLALGLHDAFRLHHDEGGVFSWWDYRQAAFRRDMGLRIDLTLVSDGLRGAAVASGIDREPRTWERPSDHAPAWVQLVSALDQRG, encoded by the coding sequence GTGAAAATCGCCAGCTGGAACGTCAACTCGCTCAACGTGCGGATGCCGCATCTGCTGCGCTGGCTGGAGGCTGCACAGCCCGACGTCGTCGGGCTGCAGGAAACCAAGCTGGAGGATCCGCGGTTTCCCTTCGAGGAACTGCAGGCGCTTGGCTACAGCAGCGTGTTCTCGGGCCAGAAGACCTACAACGGCGTCGCCCTGCTCGCCCGCGGCATCGCGATCGAGCAGGTGCAGATCGGCATCCCCGGCTTCGAGGACGACCAGCGGCGGGTGATCGCCGCCACCATCGGCGACGTGCGCGTGATCAACCTCTATGTGGTCAACGGGCAGTCGGTGGGCAGCGAGAAATACCTCTACAAGCTGCGCTGGCTGGATGCGGTGCGCGACTGGATCGCCGACGAGATGCGCGCACATCCGCGGCTGGTGGTGATGGGCGATTTCAACATCGCCCCGGACGCGCGCGACGTGCACGATCCGGAGCTGTGGCATGACGCGCACATCCTGACCTCGGCGGCAGAACGCGCCGCGCTGCAGCGACTGCTGGCGCTCGGCCTGCACGACGCGTTCCGGCTGCACCATGACGAAGGCGGCGTCTTCAGCTGGTGGGATTACCGCCAGGCGGCCTTCCGCCGCGACATGGGGCTGCGCATCGACCTGACCCTGGTCTCCGACGGCCTGCGGGGCGCGGCCGTGGCATCGGGCATCGACCGCGAACCACGCACCTGGGAACGGCCCAGCGACCATGCGCCGGCGTGGGTGCAGCTGGTTTCGGCGCTGGACCAACGCGGATAG
- a CDS encoding 4'-phosphopantetheinyl transferase family protein: MRTQTPARDPDAPLSAGALRLGTIDCAWRPYTRGDRAEPQVRAWLADLLPGDVPALERDIHGRPRWPDAIGAEVSWSHSGGGLLMALARGLRVGCDLEWMRPRMHGLELARRFFHPREAAWLESLPVPVRERVFVRLWCAKEAVLKAHGRGIAFGLHRLEFAERGDALALVDCDAALGRPQDWSLHAFEPAPGYLATLAWSPLPPAGGDLQ, translated from the coding sequence ATGCGCACGCAAACGCCCGCCCGCGATCCCGACGCGCCGCTGTCCGCCGGCGCCCTGCGCCTGGGCACGATCGACTGCGCGTGGCGCCCGTACACGCGCGGCGATCGCGCCGAGCCGCAGGTGCGCGCCTGGCTCGCGGACCTGTTGCCCGGCGACGTGCCTGCACTCGAACGCGACATCCACGGCCGCCCGCGCTGGCCCGATGCCATCGGCGCCGAGGTCAGCTGGAGCCACAGCGGCGGCGGCCTGCTGATGGCCCTCGCACGCGGGCTGCGCGTGGGCTGCGACCTCGAGTGGATGCGGCCGCGCATGCACGGCCTGGAACTCGCGCGGCGCTTCTTCCACCCGCGTGAGGCCGCCTGGCTCGAGTCCCTGCCGGTACCGGTGCGCGAACGTGTCTTCGTGCGCCTGTGGTGCGCCAAGGAGGCGGTACTCAAGGCGCATGGCCGCGGCATCGCCTTCGGCCTGCACCGGCTGGAGTTCGCCGAGCGCGGCGATGCGCTGGCCCTGGTCGACTGCGATGCGGCGCTGGGACGGCCGCAGGACTGGTCGCTGCATGCGTTCGAGCCGGCGCCGGGCTACCTCGCCACGCTGGCATGGTCGCCGCTGCCGCCGGCGGGCGGCGACCTACAATAG
- the rsmG gene encoding 16S rRNA (guanine(527)-N(7))-methyltransferase RsmG, protein MPTSAHPQQQRLLHGLDALGLDPALATPLLAYLDLLQRWNRTYNLTAIRDPDAMVVLHLLDSLAMAAHVGGLRTLADLGTGPGLPGIPLAITHPQLQVALVESNGKKARFLREAVRTLGLGNARVLEARAEAVAEPGAFEAITARALATLPDILAVGGHLLAADGQLLAMKGTRPDQEIAALPAGWRLLSVEALSVPGLGAERHLVRVGRASAPA, encoded by the coding sequence ATGCCCACCTCCGCCCATCCGCAGCAGCAACGCCTGCTCCACGGCCTCGACGCGCTCGGCCTCGACCCCGCCCTGGCCACCCCGCTGCTGGCCTATCTCGACCTGCTGCAGCGCTGGAACCGCACCTACAACCTCACCGCGATCCGCGACCCGGACGCGATGGTGGTGCTGCACCTGCTCGATTCGCTGGCGATGGCCGCCCATGTCGGCGGGCTGCGCACGCTGGCCGACCTCGGCACCGGCCCCGGGCTGCCCGGCATCCCGCTGGCGATCACCCATCCGCAGCTGCAGGTGGCGCTGGTCGAATCCAATGGCAAGAAGGCGCGGTTCCTGCGCGAGGCGGTGCGCACCCTCGGCCTGGGCAATGCGCGGGTGCTGGAAGCGCGCGCCGAAGCCGTTGCCGAACCCGGCGCATTCGAGGCGATCACCGCGCGCGCGCTGGCCACCCTGCCGGACATCCTCGCGGTGGGTGGACACCTGCTCGCCGCCGACGGCCAGCTGCTGGCGATGAAGGGCACGCGCCCCGACCAGGAGATCGCGGCACTGCCGGCCGGCTGGCGCCTGCTGTCGGTGGAGGCACTGTCGGTGCCCGGCCTCGGTGCGGAGCGCCATCTGGTGCGGGTGGGACGGGCCAGCGCACCGGCCTGA
- a CDS encoding FAD-binding oxidoreductase produces MTDPRLDILRQALPALRVSVDPSDLEHYGRDWTRRWTPAPLAIAWPADTGEVQMLLRWAHDHGVAIVPSGGRTGLSGGAVAANGELVVSLERMNRVLGFDAVDRTLTVQPGIALQAVHEAAAAHGLQYPVDFGARGSCTIGGNIATNAGGIRVLRYGNTREWISGLKLVTGSGAVLDLNRGLVKNSSGYDLRHLAIGSEGTLGIVVEATLKLTDPPPPAQTLLLALPSFEVLMRVFAEFRARVRLQAFEFLTADGLAHVVAHGGVDPFDARHLYYVVAEFDAVDDVQQAAGLAAFEACAEAGWIVDGVIAQSQAQAQQLWRLREGITEAVARYRPYKNDIAVRIGAMPAFLAQAQALLATAYPDFEVVWFGHIGDGNLHINVLQPDGSDDDAFMRQCGHVTELLAALLAEHGGSISAEHGIGLVKKPYLGSTRSAEEIALMRGMRAVFDPAGILNPGKLFD; encoded by the coding sequence ATGACCGACCCGCGACTCGACATCCTGCGCCAGGCACTGCCGGCCCTGCGGGTGTCGGTGGACCCCTCCGACCTCGAACACTACGGCCGCGACTGGACCCGGCGCTGGACACCGGCGCCACTGGCGATCGCGTGGCCGGCCGATACCGGCGAGGTGCAGATGCTGCTGCGCTGGGCGCACGACCATGGCGTGGCGATCGTGCCCTCGGGCGGGCGCACCGGCCTGTCCGGCGGCGCCGTCGCCGCGAACGGCGAACTGGTGGTGAGCCTGGAACGGATGAACCGCGTGCTCGGCTTCGACGCGGTCGACCGCACGCTGACGGTGCAGCCGGGCATCGCACTGCAGGCGGTGCACGAGGCGGCGGCCGCGCACGGGCTGCAGTACCCGGTCGATTTCGGCGCGCGTGGCTCGTGCACGATCGGCGGCAACATCGCCACCAACGCCGGCGGCATCCGCGTGCTGCGCTATGGCAATACGCGCGAGTGGATTTCCGGGCTGAAGCTCGTCACCGGCAGCGGCGCAGTGCTCGACCTCAACCGCGGGCTGGTGAAGAACTCCAGCGGCTATGACCTGCGCCATCTCGCGATCGGTTCGGAAGGCACGCTCGGCATCGTCGTCGAGGCCACGCTGAAACTCACCGATCCACCGCCGCCGGCGCAGACCCTGCTGCTGGCGCTGCCCTCGTTCGAGGTGCTGATGCGGGTGTTCGCCGAGTTCCGCGCGCGCGTGCGCCTGCAGGCGTTCGAGTTCCTCACCGCGGACGGACTGGCGCACGTGGTTGCCCACGGTGGCGTGGATCCGTTCGACGCGCGGCATCTCTACTACGTGGTGGCCGAATTCGATGCGGTCGACGACGTGCAACAGGCCGCCGGGCTGGCAGCGTTCGAGGCCTGCGCGGAAGCCGGCTGGATCGTCGATGGCGTCATCGCCCAATCGCAGGCGCAGGCACAGCAGCTGTGGCGCCTGCGCGAGGGCATCACCGAGGCGGTCGCGCGCTATCGCCCGTACAAGAACGACATTGCCGTGCGCATCGGCGCGATGCCGGCGTTCCTGGCGCAGGCGCAGGCGCTGCTGGCAACGGCGTATCCGGATTTCGAGGTGGTGTGGTTCGGCCATATCGGCGACGGCAACCTGCACATCAACGTGCTGCAGCCCGACGGCAGCGACGATGACGCCTTCATGCGCCAGTGCGGCCACGTCACCGAACTGCTGGCCGCGCTGCTGGCCGAACACGGCGGCAGCATCTCCGCCGAGCACGGCATCGGCCTGGTCAAGAAGCCCTACCTCGGCAGCACCCGCAGCGCGGAGGAGATCGCGCTGATGCGCGGGATGCGTGCGGTATTCGACCCGGCCGGGATCCTCAACCCGGGCAAGCTGTTCGACTGA
- a CDS encoding ParA family protein, giving the protein MARIIAIANQKGGVGKTTTSVNLAAALAATPKRVLLVDLDAQGNATMGSGIDKRDLHASTYDVLLGGLLAEDALMETAEHFDLLPSNTDLTAAEIELMDEEGREQRLKRALEPLKPRYDFILIDCPPALSLLTLNALTAADSVLVPMQCEYYALEGISSLLETIDALKARLNPALEIEGVLRTMYDVRNNLTNAVSNELDQHFGDKMFRTVVPRNVRLAEAPSHGQSIIGYDRGSRGAIAYLGLAGEILRHQRERGQPAAAPLGAPAELVQAG; this is encoded by the coding sequence ATGGCCCGGATCATCGCCATCGCCAACCAGAAGGGCGGCGTCGGAAAGACCACGACGTCGGTCAATCTGGCGGCGGCGCTCGCTGCCACGCCCAAGCGCGTGCTGCTGGTCGACCTCGATGCACAGGGCAACGCGACCATGGGCAGCGGCATCGACAAGCGCGACCTGCACGCCTCCACCTACGACGTGCTGCTTGGCGGATTGCTGGCCGAGGACGCGCTGATGGAGACCGCCGAGCACTTCGACCTGCTGCCGTCCAACACCGACCTCACCGCGGCCGAGATCGAGCTGATGGACGAGGAAGGCCGCGAACAGCGCCTCAAGCGCGCGCTCGAGCCGCTGAAGCCGCGCTACGACTTCATCCTGATCGACTGCCCGCCGGCGCTGTCGCTGCTCACGCTCAATGCGCTGACCGCGGCGGATTCGGTGCTGGTGCCGATGCAGTGCGAGTACTACGCGCTGGAAGGCATCAGCTCGCTGCTGGAAACCATCGACGCGCTGAAGGCGCGGCTGAACCCGGCGCTGGAAATCGAGGGCGTGCTGCGCACCATGTACGACGTGCGCAACAACCTCACCAATGCGGTTTCCAACGAGCTCGACCAGCACTTCGGCGACAAGATGTTCCGCACCGTGGTGCCGCGCAACGTGCGCCTGGCCGAGGCCCCGAGCCATGGCCAGAGCATCATCGGCTACGACCGCGGTTCACGCGGCGCGATCGCCTACCTCGGGCTGGCCGGCGAGATCCTGCGCCACCAGCGCGAGCGCGGGCAGCCCGCGGCAGCGCCGCTGGGTGCGCCCGCCGAACTGGTGCAGGCGGGTTGA